A window of Candidatus Methylomirabilis tolerans genomic DNA:
GGCCAGCCAGATAGGAAGCGGCATGAGGGCAGAGGTCTGATCGCATGCATACCCGAAAACGGTCACTTGGTTTCTCACCGGGATCCGCTCGATCTCTTCGTCGGACATATGCCGTTCGTCGAACGAGTCGGACTCCTCAGTGGGTAACTCCTTCAGACTGGTCAGAATGCTGCAGGTCTTGGCATTGAAGGAGTGGTCCGCGTACCCGACTTGGTTGATCACCTGTCTGGCGATGTTGGCGAAGTCGATAGAAGCGTTGGTAGAAAACCTGGCTGCAATAAATACAATGGCGGTTGAGACTGCGCATTCGGCGATGACCCGCGAAGATGAGTCCTTCTGCAGGATATGATCCACGATGGCATCGCTGATCTGATCGCACAGTTTGTCGGGGTGCCCCTCTGTCACCGATTCGGAGGTAAACATAAAGTCAGCCTTCATGTGCGTCACCTCGTATGGCGAATGTACCGTCCAAGAAGTGTCTTTGTTCTGTTTGTCATTCCTGGCTTGACAAGCCTGCCCCGTACTTGATACGGGGGAATCCATGCCTGCTGCTCTGGATTCCCGCTCCCCGCTTCAGATATGCGGGGACAAGCTTCGCGGGAATACCCCATGCGCCGGCGACGCGCCCATGCGCATGACAGTTCGCCCCTCGCACCCCCTCACCTGAATCCTCTCCCCCAGATAGGGGGAGAGGAGAGCTTTTTAGGTACCCCTGGCCCCTTTGGGGAGAGGGTGTGGGTGAGGGGACTTTCTGGGTAATGACGGCCCCGGAAATGAATGCACAGAAGCATCAGATACACACACTATTGCCGGATTCAGCGTGGTGTGGTTGTTTGTTGTTGAGTGTATGCGAAGCTTGGCGGCTTCGTTAATCAGAAAGGGGACCAGTGCGCCTCCTCCCACCACAAGGCAATCCGCCGCCCCGAGAGGCGCAATGCCCAGGAGACTGCGGAGTCCTGGAACTGTCAGCGCAGCGGCCTGAAGGGCAAACGTTCCTCCCAGTGCAACCTGGAGGTATCGGTTCGGAGGCAGCGGAGTCTGAGCAGCGAGCGGATCATAGATGCTGTGCCTCTCAGAGCGACAACTGATGGCGTGCAGGAGCTGGCCCAATACCAGGCTCAGAAACGCCATGGTGCCGGCCTGCGGCCCTACGCCATATCTCAGGATGCCATACCCATAGGCCCCCATTGAACCCGCAGTGAGCATGCTTGCCTCATACGTGATCCTTTTGAGATCGGTGATACTCAGGATCGGGTCGTGTGGATTTCGTGGTGGACGATTCAACACATCAGGTTCGGGTGGCTCAAGGGCCAGCGCAAGTCCTGGGAAGATGTCCGAGACCAGATTGATCCACAAAAGTTGCATGGGGTTGAGCGGTTCACCCAGTCCCACCGTCATAGAGGCCGACATGACGAGCAGCTCGCTCGCGTTTGTGGCCAGGAGAAAATGGACTGCCTTTCTGATGTTGTTGTAGGTTGTCCTGCCATGACTGATGGCCACGATCATCGTTTCAAGATCGTCGTTTTCCAGCACCACATCCGCCACCTCCCTGGCGACATCCGTACCGGCGTGGCCCATCGCGATCCCGATATCGGCGGCCTTCAGAGCCGGTCCATCATTGATGCCGTCGCCGGTCATGGCCACGACCCTGCCGGCTCGCTGAAGCGCCTGGACGATCTGCAGCTTATTGGCAGGGCTGACCCTTGAAAATACGTGCACCTTCTTTGAGAGCGCCTCCATCACCTGAGGATCCACGGTTGCCAGGTGGGTCGAGTCCAGGATTTCGAGCGACCCGTTTCCGCCCAGATTCAGCGACTTGCCGATGGCGTAGGCGGTAGGACTCTGATCTCCGGTGATCATGACGGTATCGATTCCCGCCTGGTGAAACTGGGGGATCAACTCCTTGACCCCGTTCCTGATCGGATCAGCCATGCCGACCAACCCAAGCCAGATCAATCCATGTCCGACATGATCCCCATCGGCTGCATGATCCTGGTGGGCGTATGCCAGCCCCAGGACCCTGAGTGAATCACCGGCCATGCGTTCGTTTTCGTTCTCAATCGTTGCGCGTATCTCCTCGGAGAGGGGAATCTGTTGTCCGTCTTTCAGGTACCACTGACACATGTCCAGGACCTCTCGAGGACTGCCCTTGACAGCCAACAGTCGTGACGGGGAATCCGACCGGTGCAGCGTCGTCATGTAGTTCCGATTTTCGGAGCGTTGGGTCATCTTGAGCAGCGGATACCGCTCCCGGATTTTCAGGACATCGATCCCTGCGCTGACGGCCAGATGGACCAGGGCGTTCTCTGTGGGCGAGCCTGTCAGCACGCACTCCTCCCCGAGATGGCTCACGACAGTTTCATTACACAGCACCGAGGCATGGACCAATCTCAGGAGCTCGTCGCAGGTGAATGGGTTGATCGTGACCTCTCCTGAGACGAACCTCCCCTCTGTGATCGTGATAGTCTGCAGACTTGTGTGGATGGCCACCACCGACATCCGGTTCATGGTGATGGTTCCGGTCTTGTCCAGACAGATCGTCTGGACCGATCCCAGGGTCTCCACGGCGTGAAGATATCGGATCAGGACATGATGCCGCCTCATGCTCCTGATTCCCAACGCCAGCGTCGTCGTGGCGACAGTGGACAGGCCTTCAGGGACAGCCGCCACTGCCAGCGAGATGGCGATCTTAAACATCCGGACAAAGCCGTATCCGCGGAGCAGGCCGATGATAAAGACCAGCACACAGGCCAAACCGCCAAGCCACACCGAGTGGTTGCCGATCTGCCTGAGCCGCCTTTCCATGGGGGTCTCGGGCGGTACCGCCTCGCCGGTCAGGATCTGAATCTGTCCCATCTCTGTCACGCCCCCGGTGGCGACCACGACGGCCAGCCCCTCGCCCCCCGTTACCAGGGTTCCCATATAGACCATGTTGATCCGATCGGCCAACGGGACAGTGGCCGCAAGGATCGATTCCGCGGTCTTGAGCGCAGGCATATTCTCGCCGGTCAGCGCCGACTCATCCACATACAGATGCCGACTCTCCACGATCCTGGCATCTGCCGCAACGTAGCTTCCGGGCCTGAGTGCCAGGAGATCCCCAATGACGACATCCTCTGCGCGAATGGTGAGGAGAACGCCGTCCCGGATGACTGCCGCAGAAGGGGTCACCAGTTTCTTGAGGGAATGGAGCGTGTCCTCAGTTTGACTTTCGGTGACATACCCAATCGTGGCATTGATGCAGACAACTCCAAGGATGACCAGCGCATCGGCAATCCCCCCGGTCATAAAAGAGAGCGCGGCCGCTGCGGCAAGGAGGGCAACAGGCAGCGAGGCAAACTGATCGATCAGGATACCGAATCGTGATCGACGGAGCGCCTCAGGCAAGACATTCGGACCATATTGCGTGAGGCGTTCACGCACGGATTCTTCAGATAGTCCTGATCGTGTCGCATTCAGAATCGTAAGCGCCGAATCGATTTCGAGGGCGTGCCATGGGTGAACCGCCCGTCTTTCGACGGTAGACGTGGGAGAGGTGGCGGGTCTTGCCGCACAAGGGAGATACTTACCGTTGAACGACTGGTCGTTATACTCTGAAACGATACCCCTGATGAGGACGGTGACCGTCTTGGTGGTGTGGTTCGAATTGAAGACGATGAGGAGATTGCCGGTCAGGACGCTTGCCGAGGCATTCTTGATCCCCTTGACCTGATGGAGACGGGACTCGAGGTATCCTTTGAGCATCTGGGAGCGATAGAGGCCGCTGACTCGCAGCCTGATCCTCCCCTTCACCTGATTGTGTACGGCCTGAACCACAAGGAGACCTCTAAAAGAAGCCGTCCTGATCGAAGGCAGGGGCAGGTGTCAATCAGGACGGCTTTTAGTGACGTGAGTATTACTTGCTTCGTATGCGACTCTTGGGGACGGTCGATGATTCCAGAGGCTCGGCAGGCGCCGGTGACTTGGCTGGTGATGGCGGGGTCGGCACGCTCGCGCCGGATCTCGGGAGCGCTGCGCTTGCGACCTCCTTGACGCCCTCGACAACGCCCAGCAGGATATCTTTCACAGTCCTGACGGCAGTCTGCCCGATGCTGCCCGCTGCCTCGATGGCCCCGGTCACGGCTACTCCGGCAGCCTTTTCCACGTTGCCGCCTGTCTCTTTGACCGCATCAACCACGCCGTCTACAGCGCTTCTGGCCACGAGGCCGATGTCGGCCCCGATCTCGGCGGCTCCGGACACGGCGGCCTTTACGGTCTGACCGGCAACGCTCATCGCATCGCCTCCTACATCACCAACCCCCATGATGACGCCTTTGGCGACACTTCTGGTGCTCATGACCAGACCTGTACCGACCTCCTCGGTGGCTTGGATCGCACCCTTGACGACATCACGTGTAAGGCCGATGGCCTCACCGGCCACTCCTCCCGTTGCCCTGAGGGTCTGAGAAACAGTATTTCGCACTAGACTGACGATTTCGGCTTCGATCTCATTAATCCCCTTCAGACTCGAGACGATCCCGTCCTTCACTGTTGTACCGGCTTTTCCGATCGGTTCAGATATGCCCGGTCCACCCTTTTTGCGCTCTTCGCTGACCATCGTTCATCTCCTCTACTCTTACTCTCGTTATTTACCACCGCCTGCTGCTTCACCTTGCCGTTCCTTTATGAGGCTGTAGGCATACCACAGCGCTGTTATGGCAGGCATCATGATATGGCCCCTCTTCAGTTGAATAATAGCGACGCCAACGAATCCCAGTATGGCCAGCACCTTGGGGTCGATTTCGCTGCCTGTGCGGCTACCGGCCTGTCCATTATTTTCTCGAAGGGATTGCTCACGCCTTCCGGACGCTGGCCTTTGGACAGGGAGGGATTCCCTCAGGCGGAACAGGTTATTGAATTCGCTGTACTGCGCAACCATCTCAAGATCCGTAGCTTGCAGATCCAAGGTATGAAGGACAAGTATGCTCCCTGTCATGGGATTCGCCTCAATCCGCTGAATGCCCGGTAGCTCAGATAATCCCGCCAGCTTCTCCTTCAGCGAAGAAAAGTAGGCCGAATCGCCCTTCCTGTCAGGGATCTTGATCCTGACCCTTCCTTGAGTCGCATGCGTAATGTAGGCATCTGGAAGCATCACGTCCCTACCTTTATGCTTCAGGTCGAGCGGTATCTGATACTACAGACCCGGTTTCTGTGGGAGCTTGAGCTAATTCCGCCTTCGCCTCTGCCGCCAGGTCCTCGATGACCTCTCCTGCCTCAGCAACCGCCTCCTGACCCTTTTCATAGAGCAAGATGCCGCCTTTAATTGTGGCCTTCAGCAGGGGCTTGACGATGGCCGCAGCCAGCGGGATCACGACAGGGGCCAAAATAGACGCGCCGATACCAATGGCCAACCCTGTTACGACGTTTCCCTTCAAACCGTTATCCAATAATCCCATGACCATCCTCCCTCTCCACGTTGTCGCATATGTAGTCGCATGACAGTCCGCCCCTCGCACCCCCTCACCTGTCTCCTCTCCCCCGGATAGGGGGAGAGGAGAGCTTTGTAGGTGCCCCTCGCCACTTTGGGGAGAGGGGCGAGGGTGGGGGATTTTCGAACCAATGATATGCCTCCGGAAGAGGGTGTGTAAACATGCTCG
This region includes:
- a CDS encoding DUF5132 domain-containing protein, with protein sequence MGLLDNGLKGNVVTGLAIGIGASILAPVVIPLAAAIVKPLLKATIKGGILLYEKGQEAVAEAGEVIEDLAAEAKAELAQAPTETGSVVSDTARPEA
- a CDS encoding cation-transporting P-type ATPase, which codes for MVQAVHNQVKGRIRLRVSGLYRSQMLKGYLESRLHQVKGIKNASASVLTGNLLIVFNSNHTTKTVTVLIRGIVSEYNDQSFNGKYLPCAARPATSPTSTVERRAVHPWHALEIDSALTILNATRSGLSEESVRERLTQYGPNVLPEALRRSRFGILIDQFASLPVALLAAAAALSFMTGGIADALVILGVVCINATIGYVTESQTEDTLHSLKKLVTPSAAVIRDGVLLTIRAEDVVIGDLLALRPGSYVAADARIVESRHLYVDESALTGENMPALKTAESILAATVPLADRINMVYMGTLVTGGEGLAVVVATGGVTEMGQIQILTGEAVPPETPMERRLRQIGNHSVWLGGLACVLVFIIGLLRGYGFVRMFKIAISLAVAAVPEGLSTVATTTLALGIRSMRRHHVLIRYLHAVETLGSVQTICLDKTGTITMNRMSVVAIHTSLQTITITEGRFVSGEVTINPFTCDELLRLVHASVLCNETVVSHLGEECVLTGSPTENALVHLAVSAGIDVLKIRERYPLLKMTQRSENRNYMTTLHRSDSPSRLLAVKGSPREVLDMCQWYLKDGQQIPLSEEIRATIENENERMAGDSLRVLGLAYAHQDHAADGDHVGHGLIWLGLVGMADPIRNGVKELIPQFHQAGIDTVMITGDQSPTAYAIGKSLNLGGNGSLEILDSTHLATVDPQVMEALSKKVHVFSRVSPANKLQIVQALQRAGRVVAMTGDGINDGPALKAADIGIAMGHAGTDVAREVADVVLENDDLETMIVAISHGRTTYNNIRKAVHFLLATNASELLVMSASMTVGLGEPLNPMQLLWINLVSDIFPGLALALEPPEPDVLNRPPRNPHDPILSITDLKRITYEASMLTAGSMGAYGYGILRYGVGPQAGTMAFLSLVLGQLLHAISCRSERHSIYDPLAAQTPLPPNRYLQVALGGTFALQAAALTVPGLRSLLGIAPLGAADCLVVGGGALVPFLINEAAKLRIHSTTNNHTTLNPAIVCVSDASVHSFPGPSLPRKSPHPHPLPKGARGT